The following proteins are encoded in a genomic region of Sparus aurata chromosome 11, fSpaAur1.1, whole genome shotgun sequence:
- the LOC115590972 gene encoding uncharacterized protein LOC115590972, with product MCCVLCKPKVHEVLTFKNSPSNLRKHIQRTHERHLERYTKLTTLKRKNDEEPKDQAPKQVKLWEGRHVSQKSVDNHIVDFVVQGLHPLSVVEEEALQHLVHHLQPNAKVMARNTMKSKIEKATQEMKKNLKVAMRDVEFIGTTTDCWTAHRKGFIGVTAHWIQPTSLQRCCAALACKQLKGPHNFTALADALTEIHTEFNIRDKIVRTTTDSGSNFVKAFRVYGVTEDENNNAEPLGAEPDQSGEEDSEEDMVESVEAGPLLEQDDGLEYQLPKQHRCACHLLNLVATVDVKAANDNPVYIKLSRSSFAKCQALWNKSSRSTTASEIIEEHCKLQLLRPCETRWNSLFYAIERIVRIIKEQGEAAIAAVSSALKILMFTSAEIAFLTEYAETMSPVAGQLAVFRERPTCSWVGLYPPSHCSSPSSTTFTPLPSTVGPW from the exons ATGTGCTGCGTCTTATGCAAACCTAAAGTCCATGAAGTGTTGACATTCAAGAACTCTCCGTCTAACCTCAGGAAACACATACAG AGAACACACGAGAGACACCTGGAGAGGTATACAAAGCTCACAACCCTGAAAAGGAAGAACGACGAAGAACCTAAGGACCAAGCACCCAAGCAGGTGAAACTTTGGGAAGGCAGGCACGTGTCACAGAAAAGTGTGGATAATCATATCGTTGACTTTGTAGTTCAGGGCCTGCACCCTCTGAGTGTTGTTGAGGAGGAGGCTTTACAACATCTCGTGCATCACCTGCAACCAAATGCAAAGGTCATGGCTCGTAATACGATGAAAAGCAAGATCGAAAAAGCAAcacaggagatgaaaaaaaatctcaaggTTGCGATGCGCGATGTCGAGTTCATCGGAACCACTACAGATTGCTGGACAGCACATAGAAAGGGCTTCATCGGTGTCACAGCACACTGGATACAACCCACAAGTCTGCAGAGGTGCTGTGCTGCACTAGCGTGCAAGCAACTGAAAGGACCACACAACTTTACTGCACTCGCAGATGCTCTGACTGAAATACATACAG AGTTCAACATCAGAGACAAGATTGTACGTACAACGACAGATAGTGGCTCCAATTTTGTGAAAGCCTTCCGAGTGTATGGTGTCACtgaagatgaaaacaacaacgCAGAACCACTCGGGGCAGAGCCAGATCAATCAG GAGAAGAGGACAGTGAAGAGGACATGGTTGAGTCCGTTGAAGCCGGTCCCTTGTTGGAGCAGGATGATGGGCTCGAATACCAGCTGCCAAAGCAGCATCGGTGTGCCTGTCACCTTTTGAACCTG GTGGCCACAGTTGATGTCAAAGCAGCGAATGATAACCCGGTGTACATAAAGCTCTCTCGCTCATCATTTGCAAAGTGCCAGGCTCTCTGGAACAAGAGCAGCAGATCCACCACAGCTTCAGAGATCATTGAAGAGCACTGCAAACTCCAGCTCCTCAGGCCATGTGAAACAAG GTGGAATTCTCTCTTCTATGCTATTGAGCGGATTGTACGAATCATTAAGGAACAAGGAGAAGCAGCCATTGCAGCGGTCAGCAGCGCGCTGAAGATTCTGAT GTTCACTTCTGCCGAGATTGCATTTCTCACGGAATACGCAGAGACCATGAGCCCAGTTGCAGGGCAGTTAGCCGTCTTCAGGGAGAGGCCAACGTGCAGCTGGGTTGGCTTGTACCCACCATCACACTGCTCAAGTCCAAGCTCCACAACCTTCACACCACTTCCAAGTACTGTGGGCCCTTGGTGA